The nucleotide sequence NNNNNNNNNNNNNNNNNNNNNNNNNNNNNNNNNNNNNNNNNNNNNNNNNNNNNNNNNNNNNNNNNNNNNNNNNNNNNNNNNNNNNNNNNNNNNNNNNNNNNNNNNNNNNNNNNNNNNNNNNNNNNNNNNNNNNNNNNNNNNNNNNNNNNNNNNNNNNNNNNNNNNNNNNNNNNNNNNNNNNNNNNNNNNNNNNNNNNNNNNNNNNNNNNNNNNNNNNNNNNNNNNNNNNNNNNNNNNNNNNNNNNNNNNNNNNNNNNNNNNNNNNNNNNNNNNNNNNNNNNNNNNNNNNNNNNNNNNNNNNNNNNNNNNNNNNNNNNNNNNNNNNNNNNNNNNNNNNNNNNNNNNNNNNNNNNNNNNNNNNNNNNNNNNNNNNNNNNNNNNNNNNNNNNNNNNNNNNNNNNNNNNNNNNNNNNNNNNNNNNNNNNNNNNNNNNNNNNNNNNNNNNNNNNNNNNNNNNNNNNNNNNNNNNNNNNNNNNNNNNNNNNNNNNNNNNNNNNNNNNNNNNNNNNNNNNNNNNNNNNNNNNNNNNNNNNNNNNNNNNNNNNNNNNNNNNNNNNNNNNNNNNNNNNNNNNNNNNNNNNNNNNNNNNNNNNNNNNNNNNNNNNNNNNNNNNNNNNNNNNNNNNNNNNNNNNNNNNNttttttttttttttttggaacaatcttttattcttttgttaagtttttttggtgatttgtgaattaattttgtaatttctctGATTGTagatacacacacatatatcaATCGCAATTATGAAGATAACGCAATCTACGCTGACTAAATTGTCAATTAGtttagatatataaaacaatGAGTAAGTTATTCTctataatttagttattattaccattcttcttcttctattcagAAACTCAATCTGTTTCAATGTAAGAGAGGGTAATCAATAACTGAATTTAGAAAAAgttatacataattaaaaactgaaatattttaaagtattttatagttttagatAATTTATATCCTCCTCCCTAAGAATGTTCGGTCCAAACTGACCAGCGCTATCTCAAACTTCTGGTGGAACTCCTCCCAGGAGAGCAAGGGTCTGCACTGGATAGCATGGGACAAGTTCTGCCTTCCTTTATCCGAAGGAGGACTGGGATTTAGGATCCTTGAAGATTTCAAACTAGCTCTCTTAGCAAAGCAATTGTGGCGTCTGGTGCGTTTCCCGAATTCCTTACTGGCGAGAGTGCTTCGTGGACGGTACTTTAGATACTCTAGTCCCATCCATGTCAAGCCATCCTACCTGCCCTCGTACGGGTGGCAGAGCATGCTCGCTGCTAGACCTCTACTCTTGTCTGGATCACGGAAGAACATTGGCTCAGGTTTTGACACTCGTGTTTGGAGTGACCCTTGGATATCGTCTATCCCGGCGCGCCCAGCTCTGAGTAAGCTTGATAATACGGATCCAAACCTCTTTGTGAACGCTCTAATCGATCCTGTCTCCAAATCTTGGAAGGTTGAGTTACTTCATGAGCTGATCCAGCCCGAAGATATACCCCGCATCCTAGGGCTACATCCGAGTTCGAAATTCTCGAGAGATGCTTATGTTTGGACTCACACAAAATCTGGTAACTACTCTGTTAAATCAGGATATTTGGCTGCTTCTGCAAGCCGTCGAGGGGATTGTGGCCTCCCTTTTCAGGGGCCGAGTGTTTCTGCACTCCAGGCACAGTCATGGAAGATCCCAACCTCGAGAAAGATTAAACATTTTCTCTGGCAATCTGTTTCAGGTTGCTTGGTGACCTGCCAACGTTTAGTGAACCGTCATTTGGCTACTGATCGTTTGTGCCCCCGTTGTGGGATGGAAGAGGAATCTATTAATCATGTTCTTTTTGAATGCCCTCCTGCATTTCAAGTCTGGTCCCTCTCCCAGATCCCTTTTATTCAGGGAGTGTTCCCCTCCTCTTCACTTTTTGTGAATATCGATCATCTTTTCTGGAGAGCAAGAGA is from Camelina sativa cultivar DH55 chromosome 20, Cs, whole genome shotgun sequence and encodes:
- the LOC109131190 gene encoding uncharacterized protein LOC109131190, with the protein product MLAARPLLLSGSRKNIGSGFDTRVWSDPWISSIPARPALSKLDNTDPNLFVNALIDPVSKSWKVELLHELIQPEDIPRILGLHPSSKFSRDAYVWTHTKSGNYSVKSGYLAASASRRGDCGLPFQGPSVSALQAQSWKIPTSRKIKHFLWQSVSGCLVTCQRLVNRHLATDRLCPRCGMEEESINHVLFECPPAFQVWSLSQIPFIQGVFPSSSLFVNIDHLFWRARELGGREESIRIFPWILWFIWKARNSKVFENKDVHPADTLQLAMKEADSFRTARVKDSFLESAPPLVPLEVPVPVPGSIVCQVDGSWALSSTLSGIGWVANSGQDIIHLGLKGFRSCQLPLHAEFEALLWEMRSLISLSLFHVDFQTDSLELSQLLDTPDEWPAFSLELEYISMLKLSFFFFFVFYFTLS